A genomic window from Ascaphus truei isolate aAscTru1 chromosome 1, aAscTru1.hap1, whole genome shotgun sequence includes:
- the HACD4 gene encoding very-long-chain (3R)-3-hydroxyacyl-CoA dehydratase 4, producing MKAYLFIYYLVQFCGHSWIFTNMAARFLFFGEDAFADTFYAIGLVMRACQLLSALELLHILLGAEHNCFLSRFLQVAERLIVLFVVIGSQEEVQSKCIVCALFFLWNLWDVIRYPYNMLSAIGIDYPVLTWLNHTWWIPIYPLSVLAEVYTVYESLPYFESLGTYSFKMSLPIAVSVHFPYILKIYLAMLSLGMLYICSHLCSERKMYLRERNFKIKVN from the exons ATGAAGGCCTATCTATTCATCTATTATCTCGTACAATTCTGTGGCCATTCCTGGATCTTTACCAATATGGCAGCAAGATTCCTATTCTTTGGAGAAG ATGCTTTTGCCGACACGTTTTACGCGATTGGACTGGTGATGCGGGCCTGCCAGTTACTGTCGGCCCTCGAGCTGCTACACATTCTGCTCGGCGCTGAGCACAATTGCTTCTTGTCAAGATTTTTACAG gTGGCAGAGAGACTTATCGTCTTATTCGTTGTCATTGGCAGTCAAGAAGAGGTGCAGAGCAAATGTATAGTCTGTGCTCTATTCTTCCTATGGAACTTATGGGATGTCATTAG ATACCCATACAACATGCTTTCAGCAATAGGAATAGACTATCCAGTTTTGACCTGGCTGAACCATACGTGGTGGATTCCAATATACCCTTTGTCAGTCCTGGCTGAAG TATACACGGTTTATGAATCTCTGCCATATTTCGAGTCCCTTGGCACCTATTCCTTCAAGATGTCATTGCCGATTGCGGTATCGGTCCATTTCCcgtacattttaaaaatataccTGGCCATGCTGTCTTTAG GCATGTTGTATATCTGCAGCCATCTTTGTTCAGAAAGAAAAATGTACCTCAGGGAACGCAACTTTAAAATCAAAGTCAACTAA